From a single Chitinophaga sp. Cy-1792 genomic region:
- a CDS encoding YciI family protein, with product MYLILLQYIRPVAAVEHFMEAHTAFLQKYYESGKFILSGRRKPKSGSLILCKASSRKEVEEIMKEDPLEKYQLALYEIIEFEPTTYATVQEK from the coding sequence ATGTACCTGATCTTATTACAATACATCCGTCCTGTAGCGGCTGTAGAGCACTTTATGGAGGCACACACTGCTTTTTTGCAGAAGTATTATGAGTCCGGCAAATTCATTCTTTCCGGGCGCCGTAAGCCTAAATCTGGTTCACTGATACTTTGTAAGGCATCCAGCCGAAAAGAGGTTGAGGAAATCATGAAGGAAGATCCGTTGGAGAAATATCAGCTGGCGCTTTACGAGATAATAGAGTTCGAGCCGACTACGTACGCTACGGTTCAGGAGAAATAG